Proteins encoded within one genomic window of Prauserella marina:
- a CDS encoding DUF6069 family protein: MSYYGYEEEQARPSVDSRTLWAGGLATALVAALVGVVAVLVLRGVFGLPVIAPGNTNGALDYIGAVWLALFGAVGALLATALAHLLLLVAPRPMAFFGWIIALVTVVFVVWPFTVSETLTVRLTSAAVYLVMGIAIGSLVSGMATRALRTRKTSPQHQQPPYPPGGTGYPGYYDQ; this comes from the coding sequence GTGAGCTACTACGGTTACGAAGAAGAGCAGGCCAGGCCCTCGGTGGACAGCCGCACCTTGTGGGCCGGTGGGCTGGCGACCGCTCTCGTCGCCGCTCTTGTCGGTGTTGTGGCCGTGCTGGTACTGCGCGGCGTTTTCGGCTTGCCGGTGATCGCGCCCGGCAACACGAACGGAGCTCTCGACTACATCGGTGCGGTGTGGCTGGCCCTCTTCGGCGCGGTCGGCGCGCTGCTGGCCACCGCCCTCGCCCACTTGCTGCTGCTGGTGGCACCCCGGCCGATGGCCTTCTTCGGCTGGATCATCGCACTGGTCACGGTGGTTTTCGTGGTGTGGCCCTTCACGGTCAGCGAAACCCTGACCGTGCGGCTGACCAGCGCGGCGGTATACCTCGTCATGGGAATCGCCATCGGCTCGCTGGTCAGCGGCATGGCCACGAGGGCGCTCCGGACTCGCAAGACAAGCCCGCAACACCAGCAGCCGCCTTATCCTCCCGGCGGAACCGGCTACCCCGGTTACTACGACCAGTAA
- a CDS encoding M20/M25/M40 family metallo-hydrolase — translation MAEPVEFPNTTGNGPTDAPDVVDLCARLIRFDTTNLGGGQSEGERDAAEFVGEVLASAGVESRIYESAPGRANLVARIPGSDPTLSALLVQGHLDVVPADPAEWRLPPFSGEVRDGFLWGRGAVDMKDFCAMVLAAVHAMARDGRTPRRDVVLAFVADEEDKGEFGAHWLVAAHPGLFDGCAVAISESGGYTYHVRDVEGQAVRLYPVGTAERGTAHLRLTANGRAGHGSRRNPDNAVVKLIGAVHALAAHEWPITLTPSVRAFLSRTGEALGVEVDLGDVEGTLARLGPAASLAESTVRNSTTPTMLQAGYKVNVIPGTATALVDTRVLPGTEKALLADVDGLLGPGVEREFVAHQAAVEAPVDSPWFDAMASALRAEDPGAVVVPYCLGGGTDAKAFASLGIDCYGFAPLWLPEGFRYREMAHGVDERVPVAGLRFGARVLERLLATI, via the coding sequence ATGGCTGAACCCGTCGAATTCCCCAATACCACAGGAAACGGGCCGACCGATGCACCCGATGTGGTGGATTTGTGCGCGCGGTTGATCCGGTTCGACACCACCAATCTCGGTGGAGGGCAATCGGAGGGCGAACGCGACGCCGCCGAATTCGTGGGCGAGGTGCTCGCCTCGGCCGGTGTCGAATCGCGGATTTACGAGTCCGCTCCTGGCCGGGCCAATCTCGTCGCGCGAATCCCGGGTTCCGACCCCACGCTGTCGGCGCTGCTCGTGCAGGGGCACCTCGACGTCGTGCCCGCCGACCCGGCCGAGTGGCGACTGCCGCCGTTCTCCGGCGAGGTACGGGACGGCTTCCTGTGGGGGCGAGGCGCCGTCGACATGAAGGATTTTTGCGCCATGGTCCTCGCGGCCGTGCACGCGATGGCCCGCGATGGCAGGACTCCCCGCAGGGATGTCGTGCTCGCCTTCGTCGCCGACGAGGAGGACAAGGGCGAGTTCGGGGCGCATTGGCTGGTCGCGGCGCATCCCGGGCTTTTCGACGGCTGCGCGGTCGCGATCAGTGAATCCGGCGGATACACCTATCACGTCCGGGACGTCGAGGGCCAGGCCGTGCGGCTGTATCCGGTCGGTACGGCGGAGAGGGGCACGGCGCACCTGCGGCTCACCGCGAACGGAAGGGCTGGGCACGGATCCCGCCGCAATCCGGACAACGCGGTGGTGAAGCTGATCGGCGCTGTGCACGCGCTCGCGGCACACGAATGGCCGATTACTCTCACTCCGTCGGTTCGCGCTTTTCTGTCGCGCACCGGCGAAGCACTGGGGGTGGAGGTCGATCTCGGTGACGTCGAAGGAACACTCGCCAGACTCGGGCCCGCGGCCTCGCTCGCCGAGTCGACGGTGCGCAACAGCACCACGCCGACCATGCTGCAAGCCGGTTACAAGGTCAACGTCATCCCCGGAACGGCGACCGCGCTGGTGGACACCAGGGTGTTGCCGGGAACGGAAAAGGCGTTGCTCGCCGACGTCGACGGTCTGCTGGGGCCTGGGGTGGAGCGGGAGTTCGTCGCCCATCAGGCCGCGGTCGAGGCGCCGGTGGATTCGCCGTGGTTCGATGCGATGGCCTCGGCGCTGCGGGCGGAGGATCCCGGCGCGGTCGTGGTGCCCTACTGCCTCGGCGGCGGGACCGACGCCAAGGCGTTCGCCTCGCTGGGCATCGACTGCTATGGCTTCGCACCGTTGTGGTTGCCGGAGGGGTTCCGGTACCGGGAGATGGCGCACGGCGTCGACGAGCGGGTTCCGGTGGCGGGGCTGCGATTCGGGGCACGCGTGCTGGAACGACTGCTGGCCACGATCTGA
- a CDS encoding M55 family metallopeptidase, which yields MRIMISADMEGATGVTWTDDVVPGTEQWQRFRRLFTGDVNATISGLAEAGIDDVLVNEAHSSQRNLLLEDLDPRARMLTGRHKPLSMMEGIDSGVDGVVFLGYHAGAGCDGVLSHTYLPNQITGVWLDGVLASEGRLNAALAAEYGVPVLMVSGDDKTCEDAQDYAPDATLVAVKECVSRYAAVCLAPSVAYARLTEAAATGMRQAGQRSPLTSEHRIEVEFDASHLAQAAAVIPTVEQTGVRSVGFDAPDMTEAMKAFKIVTAIADGAVQGKYG from the coding sequence ATGCGGATCATGATCTCGGCGGACATGGAAGGCGCGACGGGCGTCACCTGGACCGACGACGTCGTTCCCGGAACGGAGCAATGGCAGCGCTTCCGCCGGTTGTTCACCGGCGACGTCAACGCGACCATCAGCGGCCTCGCCGAAGCAGGCATCGACGACGTTCTCGTCAACGAGGCACATTCCTCCCAGCGCAATCTTCTGCTTGAGGATCTCGATCCACGAGCGAGAATGCTGACCGGACGGCACAAGCCGCTGTCCATGATGGAGGGTATCGACTCCGGTGTGGACGGCGTGGTCTTTCTCGGCTACCACGCGGGTGCCGGTTGCGATGGCGTGCTGTCGCACACGTACCTGCCCAACCAGATCACCGGGGTGTGGCTCGACGGAGTGCTCGCCAGCGAGGGAAGACTCAACGCGGCACTGGCCGCCGAGTACGGCGTACCGGTGCTCATGGTCAGCGGCGACGACAAGACCTGCGAGGACGCGCAAGACTACGCCCCTGACGCGACATTGGTCGCGGTCAAGGAATGCGTCAGCAGGTATGCCGCCGTGTGCCTGGCACCGTCCGTCGCCTACGCGAGGCTGACCGAAGCGGCGGCGACCGGGATGCGCCAGGCGGGGCAGCGTTCTCCGCTCACCAGTGAACACCGGATCGAGGTGGAGTTCGACGCGAGTCATCTCGCGCAGGCCGCCGCGGTGATCCCGACCGTCGAACAGACCGGTGTCCGCAGCGTCGGTTTTGACGCGCCGGACATGACGGAGGCCATGAAGGCATTCAAAATCGTCACCGCCATCGCCGACGGCGCCGTGCAAGGCAAATATGGCTGA
- a CDS encoding ABC transporter substrate-binding protein, with translation MPVAFAQPAQAQSDNSGVLRVALVQEIDHLNPFTASFASSTMVGRFAWEFLTLPSAEDATPTGGIAESWEPSPDGLTWTFKIRPGMKWSDDQPITAADAAFTFNRIMDDEKAAEANGSYVENFESVTAPDESTLVIKIKERQASMTALDVPIVPEHIWSGIEDMADPRTDSVEVVGVGSGPFLITEYRPNELVRLKANPGYWRGKSKVEELQFLKFDNSEAAVNALRNGEVDFVNRLTQAQFDTLKNTDDVETNQANGRRYRELLMNPGAQNIERQPIGDGHPALRDVRVRKAIAKAIDPQVLVDRVLGGYGELPGGLVPPIYDNFHYTPADDVKYTFDPDAAKRELDAAGYREGPGGIRVGPDGRKLEFRLTARSSEDYGQRATDYIAGWLKDVGIGVKKNLVSDNEVDETTSSGHYDLALSGWGTNPDPDYILAKQTCASLPASSGSSSSNAFFCDEEYDRLYAQQAAETDEAKRGEYARQAQARYYDQVPSLVLDYDNALEAYRSDRFTNFQRQPVEDGQIMEQTGYWGFYNAEPVAGGGDSGGGLSAGAWVGIGAGALVIVAGAATVLLRRRASTEDRE, from the coding sequence ATGCCGGTCGCCTTCGCTCAGCCCGCGCAGGCACAGTCCGACAACAGCGGCGTCCTCAGGGTGGCGCTGGTGCAGGAGATCGACCACCTGAATCCGTTCACGGCGAGCTTCGCCTCCAGCACGATGGTCGGCAGGTTCGCCTGGGAGTTCCTGACCCTGCCCTCAGCCGAGGACGCGACGCCGACCGGTGGCATCGCCGAGAGCTGGGAACCATCGCCGGACGGTCTCACCTGGACGTTCAAGATCCGTCCCGGAATGAAGTGGTCCGACGACCAGCCGATCACGGCGGCCGACGCGGCTTTCACGTTCAACCGCATCATGGACGACGAGAAAGCCGCTGAGGCCAACGGCAGCTACGTCGAGAACTTCGAGAGCGTCACCGCGCCCGACGAGAGCACGCTCGTCATCAAGATCAAAGAGCGACAGGCCAGCATGACGGCCCTCGACGTGCCGATCGTGCCAGAGCACATCTGGTCCGGCATCGAGGACATGGCCGACCCCCGAACCGACTCCGTCGAGGTCGTCGGCGTCGGCAGCGGCCCGTTCCTCATCACCGAGTACCGGCCCAACGAACTCGTCCGGCTCAAGGCCAACCCCGGCTATTGGCGAGGAAAATCGAAGGTCGAGGAATTGCAGTTCCTCAAGTTCGACAACTCCGAGGCCGCGGTCAACGCGCTGCGAAACGGCGAGGTCGACTTCGTCAACCGGCTGACCCAGGCCCAGTTCGACACCCTCAAGAACACCGACGACGTCGAGACCAACCAGGCCAACGGCCGCCGTTACCGGGAACTGCTCATGAATCCCGGCGCGCAGAACATCGAACGCCAGCCCATCGGCGACGGCCATCCCGCGTTGCGGGACGTGCGCGTGCGCAAGGCCATCGCGAAGGCAATCGACCCGCAGGTGCTCGTCGACAGGGTGCTCGGCGGCTACGGGGAATTGCCAGGGGGACTCGTTCCCCCGATCTACGACAACTTCCACTACACACCGGCCGATGACGTCAAGTACACCTTCGATCCCGACGCGGCGAAACGCGAACTGGATGCGGCCGGCTACCGGGAAGGCCCAGGCGGCATCAGGGTCGGGCCTGATGGCAGGAAGCTCGAATTCCGGCTCACCGCCCGTTCGAGCGAGGACTACGGCCAGCGGGCCACCGACTACATCGCGGGCTGGCTCAAGGACGTCGGCATCGGGGTGAAGAAGAACCTCGTGTCCGACAACGAGGTCGACGAGACGACGTCGTCGGGACACTACGACCTCGCGCTCTCGGGCTGGGGCACCAACCCGGACCCCGACTACATCCTCGCCAAGCAGACCTGCGCGAGCCTGCCCGCCAGCTCGGGAAGCAGCAGCAGCAACGCGTTCTTCTGCGACGAGGAGTACGACCGTCTCTACGCCCAGCAGGCAGCCGAAACCGACGAGGCCAAGCGCGGCGAGTACGCGAGGCAGGCGCAGGCGCGCTACTACGACCAGGTGCCGAGCCTCGTGCTCGACTACGACAACGCGCTGGAGGCGTACCGCTCGGACCGCTTCACCAACTTCCAGCGCCAGCCGGTCGAGGACGGCCAGATCATGGAGCAGACCGGCTACTGGGGCTTCTACAACGCCGAACCCGTCGCGGGCGGCGGAGACTCGGGCGGTGGGCTCTCCGCGGGAGCCTGGGTCGGGATCGGTGCCGGCGCCCTCGTCATCGTCGCCGGAGCCGCGACCGTGTTGCTGCGCCGGAGGGCGTCCACCGAGGACCGTGAGTAG
- a CDS encoding ABC transporter permease gives MTTSTTSTTGTNAVADLDERRSGTSTPRFLLGKIGGALASLVLVVVLGFLLFRMIPGDPVATMTRDRPTSPQQLADLRERLGVDKPLWQQFVDYFGGLLRGDLGESYSFSRPVATMIGERLWPTILLVGTATVLAVILGLWLGVRAAWRRNSAFDRVQTGIALTLWSVPQFWLGLILLIATQGLFPSRGMRSADAPEHFFGQALDIAWHLTLPCLTLLAVIYAQYMLVMRSSLLEEMGAEYLTTARAKGLRDDLVRRRHAVPNALLPTVTLVFLQFGMVVSGTVTVEAVFSWPGLGQLTYQALRGPDLPLLQGVFIVLAGSVIVMNLLAEVLYRVLDPRVRAT, from the coding sequence TTGACGACCAGCACGACCAGTACGACCGGCACGAACGCTGTCGCCGACCTTGACGAGCGGCGGAGCGGGACCTCCACCCCCCGGTTCCTGCTCGGCAAGATCGGCGGCGCACTGGCCAGCCTCGTGCTGGTCGTCGTGCTCGGATTCCTGTTGTTCCGGATGATTCCCGGCGACCCGGTCGCCACGATGACGCGGGACCGGCCCACGAGTCCCCAGCAGCTTGCCGACCTCAGGGAGCGGCTGGGCGTCGACAAGCCGCTGTGGCAGCAGTTCGTCGATTACTTCGGCGGGCTGCTCCGTGGTGACCTCGGCGAGTCCTACAGTTTCTCGCGACCGGTCGCCACGATGATCGGCGAACGGCTGTGGCCGACGATCCTGCTGGTCGGCACCGCGACCGTGCTGGCGGTGATTCTCGGGCTATGGCTCGGGGTCCGGGCCGCGTGGCGGCGCAACAGCGCGTTCGACAGAGTGCAGACCGGGATCGCGCTGACCCTGTGGTCGGTTCCGCAGTTCTGGCTCGGCCTGATTCTGCTCATCGCCACTCAGGGGCTGTTTCCCAGTAGGGGCATGCGATCGGCGGACGCGCCCGAACACTTCTTCGGGCAGGCACTCGACATTGCCTGGCATCTGACCCTGCCGTGCCTGACGCTGCTCGCGGTCATCTACGCGCAATACATGCTGGTGATGCGCTCCTCGCTGCTTGAGGAAATGGGCGCTGAATACCTGACCACGGCCAGAGCGAAGGGACTGCGGGACGACCTGGTCCGCAGGAGACACGCGGTGCCCAACGCGCTGCTGCCCACCGTGACGCTGGTGTTCCTCCAGTTCGGGATGGTGGTGTCGGGAACGGTCACCGTCGAGGCGGTCTTCTCGTGGCCAGGCTTGGGCCAGCTGACCTATCAGGCGCTGAGAGGGCCGGATCTGCCGCTGCTGCAAGGGGTGTTCATCGTGCTGGCCGGGTCGGTGATCGTGATGAACCTGCTCGCCGAGGTGCTGTACCGGGTACTCGATCCGAGGGTGCGTGCGACATGA